The genomic region GGCCTCCTTCTCATGTCACTCGCGTTCAAACATAGCTCACGCCCTGTGGTCGTCGATGATCAGTCCTGGGCGCGGGCGGTCACCGGCGCGTCCGTGCGGTCGCCGAGGAACTCGTACCAGCGGCGCTGCAGGCACAGATAGCGGGTGTCCGCCTCGACCAGGTCGAGGAAGGAGCCGATCGTCGCGGTCAGCCGCTCGCCCAGGCCCGGGTCGGTGAGCGCGCCGTCCTCGCCGAAGGCCTGGTGGGCCATGGCGAGGCTGAACATGTCGGGGTAGACCCGCGCGCCGAGGTGCTCCAGCGGGACGCGCAGGGCCCACAGGCCCCGGTTGCCGCCGACCATCGACGGTGAGGCCGAGACCAGCAGGGACTGCTTGTCCTTGAAGGGCTGCGGGCGGACGCGGGAGACCCAGTCGACGGCGTTCTTCACCACGCCCGGAACGGAGGCGTTGTACTCGGGAGAGGCGATCACCAGCGCCTGCGCCGCCTCGATCCGCTCGCGCAGTGCCAGCGCGCCCTTCGGCGGTCCTTCGTCGGCCTCCACGTCGCCGTCGTACGGCGGCATGGGGAAGTCTCCGAGCGTCGCGAGGTCCGCCACGGCCCCTGCCCCGGTCACCAGACGGGCGACGAGGGAGGCCAGGCGGGTGTTGACCGAGCCGGTGCGGGAGGACCCGGACAGCACGAGCACGCGCAGGGAGGTACGGGCGGGCCCGGCGCCGTCGTGGGGGTGGGCCGGATCCACCGGGAAGTGGTCCTGGTCGGTCGGGTTCATGGCCGTCTCCTGCTCTCGGGTCCCCGGACCCCGGACGGGCCCGGGACGGGTGGGCCGCGCGCGGCGGGACCCGCACACACCGGTGTGCGGGTCCCGTCCGGGCCGCTCGGGTCACTTCGCGGCGGGGTTCTCCCAGCGGTAGAACTCGTGGGCCATCGCGTCCTTCGGACTGCGCCACGTGTCCGGGTTGTGCGGGCTGATGTAGGCGGTGAGCCGCTCGCTGAGCTGCCGGAACTCCGGGTGTTCGGTGACCTGCGCGATCGCGGGGCCCGGCGGCCGGTCCGCCTCGATCAGGTGCATGTACACGTCGCCGAACTGGAACAGGCTGCGACGCGTGACGCCGACCAGGTGCGGCAGTTCACCCGCGTCCGAGCCGGCGAACAGCTCGGCGATGTCGGGGGCCGATCCCGGCGCCATGCGGGCGACGATGAGGGCGCGGTGCATCCGGTGGTGCTCCTTTCGTTTCGGGGACGGCGTCAGATGCGGCTGACTGCGGGGGCGTGGTTCTCCCGCTCGCGCTGCTCGATCTTGTCCCGGATGAGCGCCATCTGGATGGGCGAGTTGCGGTTGATGTTGTCGGTCATCCACGCGTCGTCCACCGGCGCGTCCGGCTTCATCGCGAAGTCCTGCGTCCACTTCATCCGGGTGCCGCCCGGCACCGCGAAGTACTGCCAGTGGATGTCCATGTGCGCGAACGGGCCGGTCTCCACGCGCCGCGCCCGGACGGAGAGGCCCTTGCGGTCCACGGTCCGCTCCGAGACCCAGCTCCACACCTTGCCGTTCTCGTCGGGGTGCATGGTCAGGCGGAAGCGGGTGGTGTCCCCCTTCTGCTCCAGGATCTCCAGCGAGGCGTACTCGCTGAACAGGTGCGGCCAGTTGGGGAGGTCGTTGGTCATCTCCCACACGACGTCCACGGGCGCGTTGACGGTGATCTCGTTCTCGGTGTGTCCCGGCATGTCAGGCTCCTGTCATGAGGCTGTTGTTGACGAGGTCGAGGAATTCCCCGGGGGTCTTGCAGCGTTCGGCGTCGGTGGGCAGTGCCCGGCCGCGCCGGTTCTCCAGCTCGCCGACGATGCCCAGCAGGCCCAGCGAGTCCAGGCCGTAGTCGTCGAAGGCGGAGTCGGGGCGACGCGCCATCTCGGCGGGGTCGACGGTGATGCCGGCGGTCTTCATCAGGGCCGCCAGCTCCTCCAGGGTCAGTCGGTCGGACATGTGGCTTCTCTCTTCTTCCTACGAGGGGACGGGGGTCCTGTTTCACGACCTGGGCACGGCCGGGCCCTTGCGCAGGACGAGCGCGGAGTTCGAGCCCATCCGGCCGCGGCTCAGCACGAGCGCGGTGCGCAGGTCCGCGGAGCGGGCGGTGCCCGTCACCACGTCGAGGTCGTGGCAGACGTCGAAGACGTTCGGGGTCGGCGGCACGATGCCGTGCTGCAGTGCCAGGGCCGCCGCGGCGGTGTCCAGGGCGGGCGCCGCGCAGTACGCCCTGCCCGTACCGGTCTTCGGCGCCGTGACCGGCACCTTGCGCCCGTGTCCGCCGAGGGCGGCGGCGATGGCCGCCGCCTCGGCGGCGTCGGCCGCCGGCGTCCCGAGGGCGTCGGCGAAGACCACGTCGATCTCCTCGGGGGCGCAGCCGGCCTCCCGGAGCGCGCCCCGGATCGCGTGGGCCAGTCCTTCGCCCGCCACGTCCGGCCGTCGGGTCCCGCTGAAGGTGGCGGCGTGGCCGGCCAGTTCGGCTCGTACGGTGGCGCCCCTGCGCAGGGCCGCGGTCTCGTCCTCGACGAGGAACATCGCGCCGCCCTCGGCGGGGACGTACCCGCAGGCCCTGGCGGTGAACGGCCGGTAGGCCCGCTCGGGCTCGTCCTGGGTGCTGAGCCCCTCGTACTCCAGCTGGCAGACGATGGAGTACGGGGCGAGGGGCGCCTCCGTGGCCCCGACGAGCATCGCCCGGCTGCCCTGGCGGATCGCCCTGGCGGCGTGCGCGAAGGCGTCCAGACCGCCCGCCTCGTCGCTGGCGACGACCCCGCACGGGCCCTTGAGGCCGCGGCGGATGGAGATCTGGCCGGTGCTCGCGGCGTAGAACCAGGCGATGGACTGGTACGGGCCCACGTAGCGGGGACCCTGGTCCCAGAGCCGTTGCAGCTCGCGCTGGCCGAACTCGCCGCCGCCGGACCCGGCCGCCGTGACCACGCCCACCGAGTAGGGGTCCGCCTCGTAGTCGGCCCGGCCCAGGCGGGCGTCCTCCAGGGCCAGGTCGGCCGCGGCGAGGGCGTGGTGGGTGAAGCGGTCGGTCTGGACGAGGAAACGGTCCTCGACCATCGCGCCGGGGTCGAAGCCCCGTACCTCGCCGGCGACGCGCAGCGGGAGGTGCTCGCACCCCGCCCGGGTGACGCGGTCCAGCACGCTGAGCCCGGACTGGGTCGCCTTCCAGAAGGCGTCGGCGCCGACGCCGTTGGGCGCGACGACCCCGATGCCCGTGATGACCGTACGGGTGGTCACGAGACCTCCTCCTCCGACCGGGTCATGACGACGGCGGACTGGAATCCGCCGAAGCCGCTGCCGACCGAGAGCACGTTGCGCAGCTTGCGGCCGCGTGCCGTGCGGGGCACGTAGTCCAGGTCGCACTCGGGGTCCGGCGTCTCGTAGTTCGCCGTCGGCGGTACCACCTGGTGGGTCATGGCGAGCACGCAGGCCGCCAGTTCTATCGCCCCGATGGCGCCGAGGGAGTGACCGACCATCGACTTGATGGAGGTCATCGGCGTCTTGTAGGCGTGGTCGCCCAGGACCCGCTTGACGGCCGCCGTCTCGTGGCGGTCGTTCTGCTTGGTGCCGGATCCGTGCGCGTTGACGTAGTCGACGTCGGACGGGGATATCCGGGCCTGGTCCAGGGCGGTTTGGATGGCCCGGGCCATCTCCAGTCCTTCGGCGGTCAGCCCGGTCATGTGGTGGGCGTTGCCGAAGGTGGCGTAGCCACCGATCTCGCAGTAGACGGTCGCACCGCGGGCGCGGGCGTGTTCCAGCTCTTCGAGTACGAGGACGGCTCCGCCCTCGCCGAGGACGAATCCGTCCCGGTCGGCGTCGAACGGCCGGGACGCGTGGGCCGGGTCGTCGTTGTTCGGCGAGGTCGCCTTGATGGCGTCGAAGCAGGCCACGGTGATCGGCGATATGGGCGAGTCCGAGGCCCCGGCGATGCACACGTCCATCCGGCCCTCCGCGATGGAGTGGACGGCGTACCCGACGGCGTCCAGTCCCGAGGTGCAGCCGGTGGACACGGTCTGCACCGGGCCGCGCGCGCCCGTCTGCTCCGCGACCGCGGAGGCGAGCGTGGCGGGCGTGAACGCCCGGTGCAGGTGGGGCCCGGCGAACTTCTCGTCCACGTCCCACCAGGCACCGTTCTGGCTCACGGCTACGTAGTCGTGCTCCAGGCGGGTGGTCCCGCCGACGGCGGTGCCGAGTGAGACGCCGGTGCGCCAGGCGTCGTCGGAGGTGAGGTCGAGTCCGGCGTCGAGCAGGGCTTCTCGGGCGGCGACGAGGGCGAACTGGATGTACCGGTCCGCCCGCGCCGCCTCGCTGTCGTCGAGGCCGTGCGCGGCGGGGTCGAAGTCGACCTCCGCGGCTATCCGGGAGCGGAAGCCGTCCGGGTCGAAAAGGGTGATGCCGCGGGTCGCCGTACGGCCCTTGGACAGCAGGTCCCAGAAGGCGGAGACGCCGATCCCACCGGGCGCGACGACGCCGACTCCGGTGACCGCCACCCGGCGGCGGGTCACGAGACCGCTCCCGTGCGGTCCGGGGGCTGCTCCCAGGCGGTGCCCTCCGGGTGCGGGGCTTCCTCGGTGTCGACGTGGCCCAGTTCGGGGCGCGGGGCGAGCGGGCCGAGGTGGAAGACCATGCGGGCCTCTGTGTCGCCGACGTTGCGGAACCGGTGGCGCATGTTGAGCGGGACCAGCAGTCCCTGGTCGGTGCGCAGCGGGTGGGCCTCGCCGTCGAGGTCGACCTCCAGCCGGCCGGCGACCACGTACACGAACTCCTCGGAGTACGGGTGGTAGTGCTCGGCGATGGACTCCCCGGGGGCCATGATCGCCATGCCCATGAAGCCGCTGGTGGAACCCACCGAGGTCGGGGTGAGCACGGCCCTCAGGTCGCCACCGCGCCGGCGGTTGGGCGGCGTCTCGCTGAGGTCGACGATGCGTGGACGCTGTCTGGTCATGGCGGGGTCCTCCTGGCGTATGGGGAGCCTGAACGGGCTGGGGTGGGGGCGGGGATGGGCGGGATGGGTGGGCGGGGCGAGGGTCAGGACTGCGCGGGCGCCCGGCGGTCGGTGATCAGGTTCATGGTGTGGCGAGCGGCGCGGGTCCGCTTGCCGGCGGGGACCGTCAGGCGGTCCAGTACGGCGGCCTTGCGCGCGCCGCGCACCCCGAGGACGGCCTCGGGATCGGCGTCGAGCGGGCCGCGCACGTCGATGAGGCGGACCACGATGTCGTCGCGCTGGAAGATGCTGCTGCTCCGTACGGGGCTGTCCGCCAGGTTCGCGGCGGCCTCGTCCTGGAGGGCGAGGAAGCGGGCAAGTACTTGTCCGCAGCCGGGCTTGGCCGGGTAGAACAGCGCGTGGCGCGTGACGTCGGCGGCGTCCGGTTCCCCGGCCTCGATGTGGTGGACGGCGGGGAGCGCGGCCCGCATGAAGAACATCCGGGCGGACTCGGGGTCGTTCAGGTTCCGGTCCTGCTCCAGGTAGGGGTTGATGGCCTCTTCGACGGCGCGCACCTCGGGCTGCTCGGAGACGTGCCGCAGGGCCGCCATCAGGTCGCCCTTGACCTCGACCGTACGGACGACGCGGTTGCCGTGCATGAAGAGGGACGTGCGGCAGAGCCGCGTGTGGTCGTCGACGCGGGCGGCCGGGGAGGCGTAGCTGGACAGGATGGAGGCGACCTCCTTCACACTGCCCGGCTTGACGGTGAAGGTGAGGGCGTGGCGGACGATGCCGGCGCCGAGGCGGGGCACCGGCTGCAGCCGGGCGGTCGCCGGGCGGGAGGCCTGGTCGTAGCCGCGGCCGGTCTCGCGCAGGACGGTGAACTTGAGCGGTCGCATGGCGCGGGCGCAGGCACCGAGCGGCTTGACCTGCTCGGCGTGGTGCTCGCTGTTGACCCATGCGAGGTACTGCGTCGCGCTCTCCCACTCGCTGGTGATGAGCCACTGCGAGGGGTTCTCGAAGGACTGGCACAGCTGGTCGCTGATGTGGCCCGGGACCGACGCGATGTCGCTGCGGAGCTTTTCGTACGCCTCGAAGAACCGCTGCTGGGTCCCCTCGTGGAGGTCCATCAAAAGGACGACCCGGATCATGGAGCCGTCGAAGGCTGACTGCGACACCCGATCGGACTGGGTGGTTGTCATCTACTCACTCCTTCATGAGGGGGTGGAGATCCATCGCGTACGGACCCCTCGTCCGTCACCGGTGGCGTCCGCCCGGGCCGGCGGCCGTCTCGGTCGGGAACGGCAGGCCGGCGCATCTCAGGGGGAGCCGCTGTCGCTCATCGTCATCCGGGTGGGGACGTACCGCTACATGTCCGGATCAAGCGGGTGACAAGGGGCGAATCAACCGGGCCTGATCGAGGATCGGGGGCATAAAGAGTGCACTCCCCCACACAGAAAACAGGAGCCCGCAGCTGATGGAAGACAACGCCGATGTTCGCGTACCGGTTCTCGTCGTGGGCGGCTCCCTCGTGGGCCTGTCCGCCTCGCTTTTCCTGAGCCGCCACGGAGTGAGGCACCTTCTGGTCGAGAAGCACTCCGACACCTCCGCGCACCCGCGCGGCCGCGGGATCAACGCCCGGACCATGGAGCTCTTCCGTACGGCGGGGGCGGAACCGGCGATCCGCCGGGCGGCGTCCGCGCTGGAGGGCGTTCAGGGCATTCTGCAGGCCCGGTCGCTGATCGGCGGCGACCACACGTGGCTGGTCAAGTCCGTCGACCCGTCGGGGGCACTGCGCAAGTTCAGCCCGACCGGCTGGTGCCTGTGCAGCCAGAACAACATCGAGCCGGTGCTGGCGGCGCAGAGCCGCGCGCAGGGCGCCGAGATCCGGTTCTCCTCGGAGCTGATGACCTTCGACCAGGACGCGACGGGGGTGAGCGCGGTGGTGAAGGACCACCGGACGGGCGAGCACCACACCGTGCGCGCCGACTTCGTGATCGCCGCGGACGGACCGCGCAGCCCCGTGCGGGAGCAGCTGCGGATTCCGCAGACGGGCAACGGCGAGCTGTTCCACAACGTGAGCGTCACCTTCCGCTCGGAGCGGCTCGCCGAGGTGCTGGGCGATCTGCGCTTCATCGTCTGCTACCTGATGCGCGAAGGCGCGGACGGGGCGCTGCTGCCGGTGGACAACGCGACGCAGTGGGTCTTCCACGCGCCCTGGCACCCCGATCGGGGCGAGACGCTGGAGGACTTCACCGACGAGCGGTGCGTGGAGCAGATCCGCAACGCGATCGGTGTCCCCGACCTGGATGTGGAGATCGGCGGCAAGGCTCCCTGGCACGCGGCCGAACGGGTGGCGACGCGGTATTCGTCCGGCCGGGTGTTCCTGGCCGGGGACGCGGCCCACGAGATGTCCCCGACCGGAGCCTTCGGCTCGAACACCGGCATCCAGGACGCGCACAACCTGGCGTGGAAGATCGCCGCGGTGCTGGACGGGTCGGCGGGCATCGGGCTCCTCGACACCTACGAGGCGGAGCGGCTGCCGGTGGCCAAGGCCACGAGCGAACGGGCCTCGGCCCGTTCGGCGGAGCACAGCCACCCGGGGTACGCGCCGCCGCCCACCATGGGCGGCGGACCGGGCAGCGGGGTCCTGACCACGGCGATGGGCTACTGCTACCCGCGCGGCGCGCTCATCGGCGGCGATCCGCAGCGCCCGGTCATCCCCGAGGCGCTGCGCCTGATGGGTGACACCGGCACCCGGGCACCGCACATGTGGCTGGCCAGGGGCCGGGAGCGGATCTCGACGCTGGACCTGTACGAGCGCTCGTTCGTGCTGCTCAGCGGCGTGGGGACGCCGTGGCAGAAGGCAGCGGAGAAGGTGGCCGAGCAGCTGCCCGCGCGGCTGGACGCCTACACCATCGGCTCGGGACCGGACGCCGACCTGATCCAGGAGACGGGCGCCGACTGGGCCGAGGTCCACGGGATGGAGGCCGGGGGCGCGGTTCTCGTGCGCCCGGACGGATTCGTGGCCTGGCGCTCGGAGGGCGCCGTGGCCGATCCCCGGGCGACCCTGCTCGAGGTCCTCTCCACGGTGCTGCGGCGGAGGTGACCACTTCACCCTCCCGTCCGCCGACCGTGCGCGCGGCCGGCGGACGGGGATCAGCGGCAGGCCCAGCAGCCCGCCCAGCAGCCGACGGGCAGCCGGGCTGGGCGCCGGCGGCCGGTTTCCCTCCGGGCGCGCTTCACCGCGTCGCGGGCGCGGGCGGTACGGCTCGCGCAGCAGGCGACCACGACCGTGATCGCGGCCAGTTCCTCGGGTGCGGCCAGGCCCTTCTCGACACGGAGCAGACTCGATATCGGGGCATCGTTCGGCATCTGCACGGCCTCTCGTACGGGGGCTGCGCGTGTACCCTGCCGCGGCGCGAGGGGCGGGCCGTCTCGGCGCCGGCGCGGGCTGCGCTCGGATGGTCCGGCGCGCCCATGAGGCGTGTTCCGCGTACTCAGCGGTCGCGCACCGGCCGGCGGAGTCCTGTCGGGTCACCAGGACTCCTGACGCGAACGACGCTACAAGCGCGCGGCGGACCCGGCACGTTGGGCCGGCCCGGCCGGCGCCGCTCCCCCGCGGCCGCGGCGCCGCCGTGCGGGTCGTGGCCGTCACCGGCGGTCCGGCCGTGACCGGCCGCGAGGCCCTGCTCTGCCGGGGTTGCGCCGGCCGCCTGTACGCCGTGTGCACCACCGACGGCCGCAAGGGCCGCGGGAGTGCCGTCGGCGAGTGGGAGGTCGACCACGAGATGCCCGGGCTCTGCCCGCTCTCCGGGCTGCTGCCGCTCACCGGGAAGGCCGCCTCCGTCCACGACCTGCCCGGCGCGGCGGAGGTCCTCGGTCCGCCGGACTGAGTGCGGGGCGTTGGGCCTTACGGGTGACTGCCGTCATCACGGCCGGTTCTGCCGGGACTTCGCGGACGCGCCGCCCCCACCGCCCGCGCGTCCCGAGCGCCCGAGCGTCCCGAGCGCCCGGACCCCCAGCGTTCACTGGTTGAACTCCCCCAGCCCTGACGCCCTTTGCCGGTTCAATGTCTTGACGCCCGAACCGGCGGGGAGCACAGTGTCCAGCGCGCCGCTTGAGAGCGCTCTCAAGCCGGTGAGCTCCGTCGGCTCTTCCCCCCGCACCGCGCCTCACGGCGCCTCAGAGAGGGCACCCATGCGTCAGATATCCGCCAGGAAACGGCCTACGGCCCGGCGGGCCGTCCTGGCCGCGCTCAGCACGATCGCAGTGGTCGCGGCCGCCTCGGCGGCGGTCGTCCTGCCCGCCGGCGCCGCCGCTCCCCCCACCCCCGCAGGCTGGTCACAGGTGTTCCTGGACGACTTCGACGGGGCCGCGGGCTCCGGCGTGAACACCGCCGACTGGCAGTACACGACCGGTACGAGCTACCCCGGCGGGCCCGGTGGCTTCGGCACCGGTGAGATCGAGACGATGACGGCCGACCCGGCGAACGTCTCCCTCGACGGGGCGGGCAACCTGCGCATCACCCCGCGGCGGGACGCGGCCGGCAACTGGACCTCCGGCCGCGTCGAGACCAGGCGCTCGGACTTCCAGCCCCCGGCGGGCGGCACGCTGCGCACCGAGGCCCGCATCCAGATGCCGAACGTCACCGGCCCCGCGGCCAAGGGCTATTGGCCGGCCTTCTGGATGCTCGGCGCGCCCTACCGGGGCAACTGGTGGAACTGGCCCGGCGTCGGTGAGCTCGACATCCTGGAGAACGTCCAGGGCATCAACAACGTCTGGGCCACCATGCACTGCGGCACCAGCCCGGGCGGCCCCTGCAACGAGAAGTCCGGCATCGGCGGTCAGCGCGTCTGCCCCGGCACCAGCTGCCAGGGCGGCTTCCACACGTACGCCGTGGAGTGGGACCGCGGGGCCGCGGTCGAGCAGATGCGCTTCTACGTCGACGGGATCAACTTCCATACGGTACGGGCCGATCAGGTGGACGCCACCACCTGGACCAATGCCACGAACCACGGCTACTTCATCATCCTGAACGTCGCGATGGGCGGCGAGTTCCCCGCGGCCTTCGGCGGCGGACCCGACGCGGGTACCGAGCCCGGCCATCCCATGGTCGTCGACTACGTGTCCGTCCTCAGTTCGGCCGGCACCACCACCCCGCCCACGACCCCGCCCACCACACCTCCCACGACTCCTCCGACGACGCCTCCCACCACCCCGCCGGCCGGCGGCCGCGACGCGTACTCCGCGACCCAGGCCGAGTCGTACGACTCCCAGGCGGGGGTGGCGAAGGAGACCACCGCGGACACCGGCGGCGGCCAGGACCTCACCACCCTCGGCAACGGCGACTGGGCCCTCTACAAGGGCGTCAGCTTCGGCCCGACGGCCGCCCGGCAGTTCTACGGACGCGTCGCCTCGGGCGCGGCCGGCGGGGTCAGCGGTCTCGTGGAGGTACGGCTCGACAGCCGCAACAGCGCTCCGATCGGCAGCTTCTCCGTCGCGAACACCGGTGGCTGGCAGAGCTGGCGCACGGTGCCGGCGAACATCAGCGGCGTCACGGGCACGCACGACGTCTACCTGACCTTCACCAGCGGTCAGGGCGCCGACTTCGTGAACGTCAACTGGTTCGACTTCGGCCACTGAGGACCGGACCGAGGAGAGCACCCATGAAGACCACCCACGCACCACCCCACCGGGGCCGGATACGTCTGATCCCGCTGATCCTGCTGGCCGCCCTGCTCACCCTGTCGGGGTCCCTCCTGTTCGCGCCGACGACGACTCGGGCCGCCGCCGCCGACTACACGCAGGGCGTCACCGCTGAGGGCTCCGGGGCCGTACGGATCTGGTTCACGCCGGCCACCCCGGCCGCGCTGGTGGACGTCCACTACCTGCCGGGCGGGGGCCTGGGCCAGCAGAACGTCCGGATGGCCGCCGGCGCCGGCACCTGGCAGCAGAACATCAGCGGCCTGGCTCCCGGGTCCACCCTCGAGTACTGGTTCACCTACGAGAAGGGCGGCCCGCTCCACGACACTCCCCACTTCACCCACACGGTCGGCGGAGGCGGAGATGGAGGTGGCGGCGGAGGCGGTACCGGCAGCTTCCCGATCACCTTCGTGAACAACACCCGTGGCACGTACGCCGATTCACAGATCTTCGTCACCGTCCTCGGCCAGGTGACCCCGGGCCAGTGGTCGTACATGAAGCCCGACGGCACCATGGCCCACATCAGCCACCTCGATGCCACGACCCCCGGCCACCTGGTCAAACGAGGCGTGAACTACCCCGACATGTCCTTCACCCTCGCGCAGGTGGGTGGCACCGTCCCCTCCCCGCCCGCGATCCGCGGGGGCCGGATCTACCTCTCCCTCGGCTCCCCGGTGTACATCCCCGTCTCCCCCGACGACCAGGGCTGGGGCGGGCCGGACCTGCGCAACCCGAACGACCCCAACAGCGACGTGTACTACGACTGGTACGAGTACACCTACGTGCACGGACAGGTCGCGTTCGGCGGGAACACCACCCAGGTCGACCAGTTCGGCTTCCCGATCACCTCGCGGCTGCGCCAGAGCTCCAGCGGCTACGACACCACCCAGGGCATCACCCGCACCCGCGCCGAGGTGATGCAGCAGTACGCGGCCTCCGTCGGCCCCGCCTTCACACCGCTGCGGACGCCCTACCGGATCGTGGCGCCCCGGTCCTCGGACCTCTTCCTCCCCGGCGGCGCCCAGCAGAACCACCTCACCGCCGCGATCGACCAGGCCTGGGCCTACTACACCACCCACCCCTTCACCCTGAACCGTCTCGGTGAGACGCTTTCCGGACGCGTCACGGGTTCCACCCTCACCTTCGGCAAGAACGGCGCGGGCTCCTTCACCCTGCACAAACCCACCTCGGCCGACGTCATGGCCTGCGCCGGCGCGATGGCCTCGGGCAACGACACCGAGAAGCAACTCGGCGCGGAGTTCTGCGCCGCGTTCAACCGGGGCGTCGCACTCGACACCACCGCCTGGTACCGGCCGGCGGCGTACTACACGGGCCCGGCGAAGAACGACTACGCCGGCTTCTTCCACACCGTCGGCCTGGACCGGCGGGCCTACGGCTTCCCCTACGACGACGTCAACGACCAGTCCTCCGTGCAGATCCTCGGCAACTCCGAACCGCCGACCGGGCTGACCCTCGGCGTCGGCTGGTAATGGCCCGTGCCGCCGGGAGCCCGCCCTGGTTCCCGGCGGCACGGGTTACCCTGCTGATCAGCGAGGCGACAGGCCCGCAAACACCAGGAGGAGCGCCCGTGCCAGAACAGCGTCCCGGGGACCGCCCGACCCTGGAGGCGGTGGCGGCACGCGCCGGGGTGTCCCGGGCCACCGCGTCCCGCGTGGTCAACGGCGGCGACGGGGTCCGCACCCACCTGGCGGACCGGGTCCGCGCGGCCATCCAGGAACTGGGCTACGTGCCCAACCCCGCGGCGCGCACCCTGGTCACCCGGCGCACCGGCGCCGTGGCGGTGATCATCCCCGAGCCGGAGATCCGGATCTTCTCCGATCCCTTCTTCTCCCGCCAGGTGCGCGGCATCAGCAGGGAACTGACCGCGCACGACACGCAGTTGGTACTGCTGTTGGTGGAGGACCGCGGCGACTACGACCGGATCGAGCGCTATCTGGCGGGCGGCCACGTCGACGGCGCGCTCGCCTTCTCACTGCACACCGACGATCCGCTGCCCGCCATCACCCGCCGGGTCGGCGTGCCCACGGTCTACGGCGGCAGGCCGGGCTGGATCTCCGGGCCCGGGGAGCCCGGTGGCGGCGTGACGTTCGTGGACGCGGACAACCGCGGGGGCGCCCGGGAGGCCGTACGGTACCTGCTGGCGCGGGGGCGCGAGCGGATCGCGCACATCGCCGGTCCGCTCGACCAGACATCGGCGGCCGACCGGCTGAGCGGCTACCGCGACGTGCTGCCGGACGCCGATCCGGCGCTGGTCGCCGAGGGAGACTTCACCGTGGCGGGCGGGGCCCGCGCGATGGCCGAACTGCTGGACCGCCAGGCCGGCATCGACGCCGTGTTCGCCGCGAACGACCTGATGGCGACGGGCGCACTGCGGGTGCTGCGGGAGCGCGGCCACAGCGTTCCGGC from Streptomyces sp. NBC_00190 harbors:
- a CDS encoding acyl-CoA carboxylase subunit epsilon; the protein is MPNDAPISSLLRVEKGLAAPEELAAITVVVACCASRTARARDAVKRARRETGRRRPARLPVGCWAGCWACR
- a CDS encoding LacI family DNA-binding transcriptional regulator translates to MPEQRPGDRPTLEAVAARAGVSRATASRVVNGGDGVRTHLADRVRAAIQELGYVPNPAARTLVTRRTGAVAVIIPEPEIRIFSDPFFSRQVRGISRELTAHDTQLVLLLVEDRGDYDRIERYLAGGHVDGALAFSLHTDDPLPAITRRVGVPTVYGGRPGWISGPGEPGGGVTFVDADNRGGAREAVRYLLARGRERIAHIAGPLDQTSAADRLSGYRDVLPDADPALVAEGDFTVAGGARAMAELLDRQAGIDAVFAANDLMATGALRVLRERGHSVPADVALVGFDDAELVAESADPPLTTVRQDIEGMGRLMARLLLETLDAGRGTGIAVGPVITDTVLVRRDSA
- a CDS encoding glycoside hydrolase family 16 protein → MRQISARKRPTARRAVLAALSTIAVVAAASAAVVLPAGAAAPPTPAGWSQVFLDDFDGAAGSGVNTADWQYTTGTSYPGGPGGFGTGEIETMTADPANVSLDGAGNLRITPRRDAAGNWTSGRVETRRSDFQPPAGGTLRTEARIQMPNVTGPAAKGYWPAFWMLGAPYRGNWWNWPGVGELDILENVQGINNVWATMHCGTSPGGPCNEKSGIGGQRVCPGTSCQGGFHTYAVEWDRGAAVEQMRFYVDGINFHTVRADQVDATTWTNATNHGYFIILNVAMGGEFPAAFGGGPDAGTEPGHPMVVDYVSVLSSAGTTTPPTTPPTTPPTTPPTTPPTTPPAGGRDAYSATQAESYDSQAGVAKETTADTGGGQDLTTLGNGDWALYKGVSFGPTAARQFYGRVASGAAGGVSGLVEVRLDSRNSAPIGSFSVANTGGWQSWRTVPANISGVTGTHDVYLTFTSGQGADFVNVNWFDFGH
- a CDS encoding glycoside hydrolase family 64 protein produces the protein MKTTHAPPHRGRIRLIPLILLAALLTLSGSLLFAPTTTRAAAADYTQGVTAEGSGAVRIWFTPATPAALVDVHYLPGGGLGQQNVRMAAGAGTWQQNISGLAPGSTLEYWFTYEKGGPLHDTPHFTHTVGGGGDGGGGGGGTGSFPITFVNNTRGTYADSQIFVTVLGQVTPGQWSYMKPDGTMAHISHLDATTPGHLVKRGVNYPDMSFTLAQVGGTVPSPPAIRGGRIYLSLGSPVYIPVSPDDQGWGGPDLRNPNDPNSDVYYDWYEYTYVHGQVAFGGNTTQVDQFGFPITSRLRQSSSGYDTTQGITRTRAEVMQQYAASVGPAFTPLRTPYRIVAPRSSDLFLPGGAQQNHLTAAIDQAWAYYTTHPFTLNRLGETLSGRVTGSTLTFGKNGAGSFTLHKPTSADVMACAGAMASGNDTEKQLGAEFCAAFNRGVALDTTAWYRPAAYYTGPAKNDYAGFFHTVGLDRRAYGFPYDDVNDQSSVQILGNSEPPTGLTLGVGW